The following are encoded together in the Humulus lupulus chromosome 5, drHumLupu1.1, whole genome shotgun sequence genome:
- the LOC133779381 gene encoding uncharacterized protein LOC133779381: MVYPNAFQGACMFHLLNNLKSKYGRHGEELQMNFIAAAKAYTKTECEHYMRGLDRLDRRIRHYLEKAKYETLARSYSPTKRYTMMISNIAASINAALKAARNLPIDILVEYLGSLVQKWVWNNSNNANESFTKVSIATENELTHDIVSKIKYEVFPFNTIEYQVCDEKGMNFIVNIHNRICTCNRFQEDEMPCGHAVAVIAKRNLEVYDYCAKFYKTETLKELYLENVHPLPHKDEWNLPQHLDIVVLPPTATIPTGRPRKKRIRARGEPKVIITCGKCGQSGHNMKTCKNPPFEKHNKQKNKKT, encoded by the exons ATGGTGTACCCAAATGCTTTCCAAGGAGCTTGCATGTTTCACTTGCTCAATAATTTGAAAAGCAAGTATGGAAGACATGGAGAAGAGCTACAAATGAATTTCATTGCAGCAGCAAAAGCATACACAAAAACAGAATGTGAACACTACATGAGAGGCCTTGATAGACTTGACAGACGCATTAGACACTATTTAGAGAAAGCCAAGTATGAAACCTTGGCAAGATCATACTCGCCAACAAAAAGATACACCATGATGATATCCAACATCGCAGCATCAATCAACGCTGCACTAAAAGCTGCAAGAAATCTCCCCATTGATATCTTGGTTGAATACCTTGGAAGTTTGGTTCAAAAGTGGGTTTGGAACAACTCAAATAATGCAAACGAATCATTCACAAAAGTCTCTATAGCAACAGAAAATGAGTTGACACATGACATTGTTTCAAAAATAAAGTATGAG GTCTTccctttcaacacaatagaaTACCAAGTTTGTGATGAAAAGGGGATGAATTTCATAGTAAATATACATAATAGAATATGTACTTGCAATAGGTTTCAAGAAGATGAAATGCCTTGTGGGCATGCAGTAGCTGTCATTGCAAAGAGAAACTTGGAAGTGTATGATTATTGTGCAAAGTTCTACAAAACAGAAACATTGAAAGAATTATATCTAGAAAATGTTCATCCTTTACCCCATAAAGATGAATGGAATCTCCCACAACACTTGGACATAGTGGTGCTGCCTCCAACGGCAACAATCCCTACAGGAAGaccaagaaagaaaagaataagagcaAGAGGGGAACCAAAAGTAATAATCACCTGTGGGAAATGTGGGCAATCAGGACATAACATGAAGACTTGCAAGAATCCTCCATTTGAGAAGCATAACAAACAGAAAAACAAAAAGACATAG